The following nucleotide sequence is from Pedobacter sp. PACM 27299.
GAGCCAACCATACCGCGATGGCCAGCTACATATATTTTTGCGTTCTTTTCCAATTACAATTCGATTATAGGAGCAAAATTACGAAATAGTTCGCATCATCTTTAAGAGACTGATTTAATTGTATTTTTGCATAAAAATATTTTAGTAGTGGGTAAAGATAAATTAAGAAAATTTGCAGAGATAGATACTTTTTCCAATGTCTATCAGATGGAAGAAGGAAAACCTTTGAAGGGTAAATGGGGATCAGATCATTTCAAAAATGAAAAACCAATTGTATTGGAACTGGCCTGCGGGAAAGGAGAATATTCGGTTAATATGGCGAAATTCTTTCCGGAGAAAAACTTCATCGGGATTGATTTAAAGGGAAATCGCATCTGGAGAGGCGCGAGAACAGGGGTAGATGAAAAGATTGAAAACCTGGCCTTTCTAAGGATTCAAATCGAAGATCTGACTGAATACTTTGAAAATGGAGAAGTGGATGAAATCTGGATTACCTTTCCTGACCCTCAGCCTCAGGACAGCAGAGAAAAGAAAAGATTAACTTATGATCGCTTCCTGGATATGTATAAAATCTTGCTTAAACCTGGTGGAAGAGTCAACCTGAAAACTGATAATGATGGCTTATATGCGTATACCGTTGAAAAAGTGGAAGAATTAAGCTTGATTTGCCATAAGAAAACAGACCATCTGTATACTTCTGAGTATTATGATGACGTTTTAAAGATTAAAACACATTACGAGCGGATTTACCTGAAACACGATAAAAACATCAATTATATACAGTTCTCATTTGAATAATACCGCTATGAAGTGGGAGGCTCTTTTGAAAAGTTAAAAAATTAAAAATCATCGGATGGAGCAATCATTTTATGACCAGGTTTTTGAATTAGTTAGGCTAATTCCAAAAGGAAGAGTATCTTCTTATGGTGCAATTGCGAAAAGTTTAGGCGCTGGGGGCTCTGCCCGTATGGTCGGATATGCCATGAGTGCTGCCGGTGCCGCGCATCCAGCTGTTCCCGCTCATCGGGTAGTGAATAGTTCGGGACTACTGACTGGTAAGTTTCATTTTAAAACGCCGGAAATGATGCAGGAACTGCTGGAAGCGGAAGGTATTGTGCTGAAGAATGATAAGGTGCAGAATTTTAAAAACCTGCTCTGGGACCCTTTACTGGAACTTTAATCTTTGCTGAAACGCTAAGCAGTTATTATATCAGAGAGAATTCTTTTAACAGAAAGAGGGTTCCGTATTAAAATAATGTTCCTTTGCCAAGAAGATGTTCCTTTTAAATAACGTAAAATAATAAATCTATAGGATTAACTGATTATGGGAAAATTAGTAGAAGAATTTAACGACTATCGTTCTAAAATGAACGATAGGATTATGGAGACTGCAAATACAAATATTAAACGCTTTTTTGCATTAGATACCACCACGTATGCGGAAGGGGCATTAAATGTGAAAACCAAAGAAATGTTAGGTTTAGTCGCTTCGATGGTATTACGCTGCGATGATTGCATTAAATATCATTTGGAAAAATGTTTTAATGAAGGGGTCAGTAATGAAGAAATCAATGAAGTTTTCATGATTGCAAATCTAGTTGGAGGGTCGATTGTAATTCCTCATTATAGAAGAGCGGTTGAATACTGGGACGAATTGAGTCAATAGTATTTAGGAATTTAGACAATGGGTATATCCATTAATAAAGTAGCTTCTAAAGCATAAAAAAGCTTCCAAAGAATAAAAAGAATATTAATCGATCAAAAGATGTCAGAAATTATCAGATGCGGGTGGTGTGGTACCGATCCTTTATATGTAAAATACCATGATGAGGAATGGGGAAAGCCTGTTTATGACGACCAAACTCTTTTTGAGTTTTTAATTCTGGAAGGCGCACAGGCTGGGCTCAGCTGGATCACTATTTTAAAAAGAAGAGCCGGATACAAGGCTGCTTTTGCTGATTTTGACGTTCAAAAGGTTGCCGCTTTTACGGAAGTAGATGAGGAGCGTTTAATGAATGATCCAGGGATCATCAGGAACCGGTTAAAGGTAAAAGCAGCCATCAACAATGCCCGTCTTTTCATAGAAATCCAAAAAGAATTTGGATCTTTTTCCGATTTTATCTGGGGATTTATTCCAGGAAAAAAGCCGATTGTTAACGTAGTCAAGTCTTTAAGTGAGGTTCCTGCACGCACAGAAATATCTGATGCCATTAGTAAAGACATGAAAAAACGTGGATTTAAGTTCTTTGGAACAACGATTTGCTATGCGCATATGCAGGCCACCGGCATGGTTAATGACCATGTTACCGGCTGTATCAGTAAGTAAGTAAGTAAGTAAGTAAGTAAGTAAGTAAGTAAGTAAGTCCGGGTTACAAACAGCCTTTATTTATGCGCTTCATTATAAGCCGTCACAAAAGCGATAATTAACTTTGAATCAAAGTTTTCTGTCGCTTTTATTTTTTCTGCCAGATCCGCATCATCACCTAGTTGTTCTAGCAATACCGTTTTGATCCGCTGATTGTTTTCGGCTAAACCCGCTCCATCAACAGGCATTTCCATTAAGCGGCCTGTCCCTGGCTTCTCCATAAAAAATGTAGCGGGCATCATTTTCTTTACAGGTGGTTCTTGGTTGCGTCCACCCAGAATGGTGATCCCAGCACCAACTCCTACGCCACTACCGAAGGTACCGGTTCCGGCTCCAATACCAATACTTGGTATAATCCGCGTTTTTTTAGGCGCCGGAGCATCAACAAGGACATTTCCTCCTATAGAGTACAAGTTAATGGGTCCATATTCAATGATTTTGAAAAATTTATGCAGTGTTTTTTTGTTAACGACAACGGGCTTACTTACATAAGTTGCACCATTCCAAACAAACTCCTGGATATCTGAGGCTTTGTATTGAACGACAGACTCGTCGTCTTTTACAAAGACTACAGAGGAGTAATCCGTTCCCTGGATGGTTCCTCTAACAAAATTTCCCGGAGAAAACACTATAATATCTTGCGCCATTGCGCCAATACCTGCAATCGTTAGTAAAACAAACAGGCCTAGGGTCTTTATCGTTTTCATCATGATCAAATAACGGAAATTATTTGCTGTTGTTATGGATAATGACAAACAATTATTTAAGTATTAGTACCTTTATCCGATGCGGTTGTTGCTGATACGAATGTAATAGTCCACCAGCTAATCGTCCAATAATAAAGTATACATGTAATGGAGGATCAGCAGCTGATGATCGCTTCCTAATCAATAAAAAACGAATACTGATGAAAAAACTTTTTCTTCTTGACGGCATGGCGCTCATTTACAGAGCACACTTTGCATTGAGTAAAAACCCCCGGTTTACGTCCACAGGGATCAATACATCGGCAGTGATGGGTTTTGCAAACACCTTAATGGAGGTGCTGAAAAAGGAAAAACCAAGTCATATTGCTGTGGTTTTTGACACTGCAGCACCAACAGAGAGACATACCGATTTCGAGGCATATAAGGCTCACCGACAGGCGATGCCGGAAGATCTGTCTGCCGCTTTACCTTATGTCTTTAAGCTGATTGAAGGATTTAAAATCCCGGTCATTACCAAAGATGGTTTTGAAGCAGATGACATCATCGGAACTTTAGCCAAAGAAGGCGAAAAGCAAGGTTTTAAGGTGTACTGTATGACTCCAGATAAAGATTTCGCCCAACTGGTGTCTGAAAATATTTTCATTTACAAGCCTGCTCGTATGGGGAATGAAATGGAAATCATGGGGGTTGATGAGGTGAAAGCAAAATGGGAAATTGAAGATGTAAAGCAGGTGATTGATATCCTCGGTCTATGGGGTGATGCAGTGGATAATATCCCGGGTATCCCAGGAATTGGAGAAAAAACGGCAAAATCATTGATCCAGAAATATGGCTCAATGGAAAACATTATCGCGAATTCCCATGAGCTAAAAGGAAAACAACGTGAAAATGTTGAGGCCTATGCAGAACAAGGGTTATTGTCTAAAAAGCTGGCAACCATCATCCTGGATGTTCCAGTAGAATTTAACGCCGATGAACTGGTATTAGAGTCTCCAAGCCGTGAATTATTAGAGCCATTATTTGCAGAACTTGAATTCAGAACCATCGGTAAACGTGTTTTTGGAGAAGAGTTTAATGTGAATGAGGCGAAAGCACCTGTTTCTCAGCAAATCGACTTATTTGGCAGTCCAGTGGATCAGCCAGCAGGTAAAACCGGTACATTTGTGTCTGCTCCAACCTTCTCTGAAGAAACACCTGCGTCAAAAACAATAGAAAATACCACACACAATTATCAACTGTTAGATACTCCGGAATTGCGTAAGTCCTTGATCGCACAGCTGGAAAAGGAAGAAAGCATTTGCTTCGATACGGAAACTACCGGTACAGATGCAAATCTTGCAGACTTGGTTGGAATTTCTTTCAGCACCAAACCTGGAGAGGGGTATTATATTCCTTTGTCTGCAGATAGAGCAGAAGCATTAGTAATTCTGGAAGAATTCAGAGGAGTTCTTGAAAATGAAAACATTGGAAAAATCGGACAGAACATCAAATATGATATTCTGATCATGAAATGGTATGGCATTAATATCAAAGGAAAACTTTTTGATACCATGCTGGCGCATTACCTGATTGATCCGGATACCAGACACAACATGGATGTCCTTTCTGAAAATTACCTGGGTTACACCCCAATTTCTATCACAAAACTGATAGGAGCAAAAGGAAAAAATCAGGGAAATATGAGAGATGTTCCAGTAGAGCAAGTGGTAGATTATGCTGCGGAAGATGCAGATGTGACTTTGCAGCTGGCGAATGTTTTCAGGCCGATGTTAAAAGAATTGAACGTAGAAGAACTAGCCAGGGATGTAGAAAATCCATTGGTTTATGTACTTGCTGCAATTGAAAAAGAAGGAGTAAGAATCGATGTAGATACCCTTAATAATTATTCAAAAGAACTGGAAATAGACATCAGGAAATTTGAGCAAAATGTTTTCGAAAAATGTGGCGTTACCTTTAACCTCGCTTCACCTAAACAGCTTGGAGAAGTACTTTTCGATAAATTACAACTGGATCCTAAAGCTAAAAAAACTAAAACAGGACAATATCAAACCGGAGAAGATGTGTTATTGGCATTGGCCAGCAAAAGTGACATTGTAAAAGACATCCTTGATTTCCGCCAATTACAAAAGTTGAAATCGACCTACGTAGATGCCTTACCACTGTTGGTAAATCCAAAAACAGGAAGGGTACATACCAGCTATAATCAGGCTGTAGCGGCTACAGGTAGGTTAAGCTCTAACAACCCTAACCTGCAAAACATTCCCATTCGTAGTGATCGCGGTAGAGAAGTTCGTAAAGCTTTTATCCCAAGAGATGAAAACCATGTCTTACTTTCTGCGGATTATTCCCAGATAGAGTTGAGAATAATTGCTGAAATTAGCAAGGAAGAAAACATGCTCGACGCCTTCAACAAAGGAATTGACATCCATACAGCAACTGCTGCACGTGTTTATGGAATCACCATCGAAGAAGTAACCTCAGATCAGCGTCGGAATGCTAAAGCGGTAAACTTTGGAATTATCTATGGTCAATCTGCTTTCGGATTGTCTCAGAACCTTGGCATCCCAAGAAAAGAAGCTGCGGCCATTATTGACCAATATTTTGAACAATATCCAGGAATTCAGCGCTACATGGCAGACACCATGAATTTCGCCAGAGAAAATGGCTTCGTAGAAACCATCCTCGGCAGAAGAAGGTACCTGAGAGACATTAACTCTGCCAATCAAACCGTACGCGGTTTTGCAGAGCGAAATGCCATCAATGCGCCAATTCAGGGTTCTGCAGCAGATATGATCAAAGTAGCCATGCTAAACATCTATAAAGATATTCAGGATCAAGGTTTGCAATCAAAAATGACCATGCAGGTACATGATGAGCTAGTCTTTGACGTGTTAAAAACGGAAGTGGAAGCCATGAAAAAGATCATTACACAACGCATGAAAACAGCCATAAAAACCACTGTGCCGATTGAAATAGAAATCGGAGAAGGAAACAATTGGCTGGAAGCACATTAAATAAAAAAAGGAGATAGGTCAGGAGATTCCTAGGAAATTTTTGTCCTTCTCAGGGTAAAAGGTTCCAGAATCGACGACATATCTCCTTTTTCATAAAAGATAATCATGAATTGGCTCATTCAAAAAGCCTTTATCGGCCTTACAGGTCAATCGTCTCACCAATTGCTGGCAATAACAACACTTTATTCTCTCTGTTGAACTTTGCAACCGCTTCCTCTGTGTCAATAGTAATTACTGGGAATGTATTGTAATGTACCCCAATCACTTTATTACAATCAAAGTATTTCGTAGCGATGAGTGCGTCATCAACATCCATCGTGTAATTTCCACCAATCGGTAAAATCGCATAATCTAAATCGTAAAGTTCTGCAAGTAATTTCATTTCTACCGTCAGAGAAGTATCCCCGGCGAAATAAATGGCTTTTCCACCGGTTTCCAGTACAAATCCGGCAGGATTTCCACCATAACTGCCATCAGGCATAGAGCTGGAATGCGCGGCCCATACCATTCTTAACTTACCGAACCCAAATTTCTGAGCACCATAATTCATATCGTGTGTATTGGTTACGCCTTGTGCTTTCGCCCAGCCAATCACTTCTGGCATCGCAATCACTACGGCATTTGTTTGTTTAGCCAGACTCACCAAGTCGGCTACATGATCACCATGCCCATGACTCACCAGAATGTAATCTGCTTCGATCGTGGTCGTATCAATGTGTTTCGCCAGTCCATTCGGACTAATAAATGGATCAAAAAGAAATTTCTTGCCATCTGCTTCTAATAAAAAGCAAGATTGACCATAATAAGTATACTTCATGAGGCTATGAAATTAAGGTTTAAAACGAATGACTATTGGCCGAACAGACCGCCAAGACCACCCATCATCGACTGTGTAGCGGCTTGCATTTCATGCGCGCTTACTTGCTCTGCTTGCGCTAAAGCCTTGTTGATCGCTGTTAATAGCAGTTCTTCTAATTCTTCTTTATCTGCTTGTTTGTAAAATTCTTCTTCGATTTCTACTGCAGTAATGGCTTTATTAGCTGTTGCTGTAATGCGGATGGCACCACCTTCTACTTCACCAAAAACAGAAACCGTATCTAATCTCTTTTTTATCTCTTCGGCTTGCTTTTGTGCAGCCATTAATTTATCGAACATAAGCTTGTTTATTTATTACAACAACGAAATTAAGGGAAATTGGTTTAAAGAAATCATTTTATGTAAAGATTTCCTGGGAGAAAAGTAAAAAAAACAGCCGTATCCTATCGGATACAGCTGTAGTCATAAGTAGATAAAAGAAGGTTACATACCTAAACCAACGGTCATTCCGGTTACTGTTCTTGGAAAATCAGTAAGCGAGGTGGCTACACCACTGGTCAGGTTAATTGTATATATTTTATTGACACCGCCAACGGTAAAGATGGCGTAAGCCGTTCCTGAAGCACTGCCAATATCAAAGCCATTGGTGCTTTCCACATTGATGCCCAGGCTCCCAACTTCTACTAAAGTCCCGTCGTTGGGCGGCGTTTGTTTGTACAGTTTATCGGTGGCATGGTCAATGTCGTAAAGGATGGTTTCTGTAGCACCGGCAAAGTTATTCGTATAGGCTGCGGCACTCACAGACGGAGTACCAGGTTTTAAAATCCCATCTATCGCGGCTACAGCGCCAGTTTCTGGATGTAATCGTAAATTCTGACCATCATTGCCGACCACACGAATCCGGTCTACAGTAGGATTGAAATCAAAACCATAGCTGCTGCCGGTTAATAGTGTCGTCAATACCCCAGGACCAACCACTGTAAAGGCCCCTGTTGCGGTATTCACGGTATAAAGTCTGCTGGAGCTGCCTAAAGCATAAATCTGTCCGTTAGCAGGTCTGAAATCAATCCCAAGCACGGTTTCTAAAGGTGCTAATCCTGTGATCGGCTTAGCAACCAGGCTTGCCGGGCTCATCGGATTAAAAATTAAAAAGTTGTTGGCATTGTCTACCGCGTAGGCTACAGGATCTGTAGGAATGGCCAGGCCTTCCACTGGACTAGCAGGTGGGAATTTCCCTGCAAGAGTTGCTTTGCCGGTTTCCAGACTGATAGTATAAAGACTGGAAATACCGGCAATAGTGCCAGCTGCAAGCGCTTTTGTATTGTCTGCTGAAATGTCAAATGCGGCAGTCGTGCCTATTTCTACACCTAAAGCGCCAACTTCTACGAGTTTTCCATCATTTGGTGGATCTTGTTTATACAGCTTTTTGCTGGTCAGGTCGATGTCGAAAAGGATAGTCGTTGCGGCTCCGGCTTTGCTGTTGGTATAAGCTG
It contains:
- a CDS encoding MGMT family protein gives rise to the protein MEQSFYDQVFELVRLIPKGRVSSYGAIAKSLGAGGSARMVGYAMSAAGAAHPAVPAHRVVNSSGLLTGKFHFKTPEMMQELLEAEGIVLKNDKVQNFKNLLWDPLLEL
- the polA gene encoding DNA polymerase I yields the protein MKKLFLLDGMALIYRAHFALSKNPRFTSTGINTSAVMGFANTLMEVLKKEKPSHIAVVFDTAAPTERHTDFEAYKAHRQAMPEDLSAALPYVFKLIEGFKIPVITKDGFEADDIIGTLAKEGEKQGFKVYCMTPDKDFAQLVSENIFIYKPARMGNEMEIMGVDEVKAKWEIEDVKQVIDILGLWGDAVDNIPGIPGIGEKTAKSLIQKYGSMENIIANSHELKGKQRENVEAYAEQGLLSKKLATIILDVPVEFNADELVLESPSRELLEPLFAELEFRTIGKRVFGEEFNVNEAKAPVSQQIDLFGSPVDQPAGKTGTFVSAPTFSEETPASKTIENTTHNYQLLDTPELRKSLIAQLEKEESICFDTETTGTDANLADLVGISFSTKPGEGYYIPLSADRAEALVILEEFRGVLENENIGKIGQNIKYDILIMKWYGINIKGKLFDTMLAHYLIDPDTRHNMDVLSENYLGYTPISITKLIGAKGKNQGNMRDVPVEQVVDYAAEDADVTLQLANVFRPMLKELNVEELARDVENPLVYVLAAIEKEGVRIDVDTLNNYSKELEIDIRKFEQNVFEKCGVTFNLASPKQLGEVLFDKLQLDPKAKKTKTGQYQTGEDVLLALASKSDIVKDILDFRQLQKLKSTYVDALPLLVNPKTGRVHTSYNQAVAATGRLSSNNPNLQNIPIRSDRGREVRKAFIPRDENHVLLSADYSQIELRIIAEISKEENMLDAFNKGIDIHTATAARVYGITIEEVTSDQRRNAKAVNFGIIYGQSAFGLSQNLGIPRKEAAAIIDQYFEQYPGIQRYMADTMNFARENGFVETILGRRRYLRDINSANQTVRGFAERNAINAPIQGSAADMIKVAMLNIYKDIQDQGLQSKMTMQVHDELVFDVLKTEVEAMKKIITQRMKTAIKTTVPIEIEIGEGNNWLEAH
- a CDS encoding carboxymuconolactone decarboxylase family protein gives rise to the protein MGKLVEEFNDYRSKMNDRIMETANTNIKRFFALDTTTYAEGALNVKTKEMLGLVASMVLRCDDCIKYHLEKCFNEGVSNEEINEVFMIANLVGGSIVIPHYRRAVEYWDELSQ
- the trmB gene encoding tRNA (guanosine(46)-N7)-methyltransferase TrmB — encoded protein: MGKDKLRKFAEIDTFSNVYQMEEGKPLKGKWGSDHFKNEKPIVLELACGKGEYSVNMAKFFPEKNFIGIDLKGNRIWRGARTGVDEKIENLAFLRIQIEDLTEYFENGEVDEIWITFPDPQPQDSREKKRLTYDRFLDMYKILLKPGGRVNLKTDNDGLYAYTVEKVEELSLICHKKTDHLYTSEYYDDVLKIKTHYERIYLKHDKNINYIQFSFE
- a CDS encoding YbaB/EbfC family nucleoid-associated protein, with translation MFDKLMAAQKQAEEIKKRLDTVSVFGEVEGGAIRITATANKAITAVEIEEEFYKQADKEELEELLLTAINKALAQAEQVSAHEMQAATQSMMGGLGGLFGQ
- a CDS encoding metal-dependent hydrolase; its protein translation is MKYTYYGQSCFLLEADGKKFLFDPFISPNGLAKHIDTTTIEADYILVSHGHGDHVADLVSLAKQTNAVVIAMPEVIGWAKAQGVTNTHDMNYGAQKFGFGKLRMVWAAHSSSMPDGSYGGNPAGFVLETGGKAIYFAGDTSLTVEMKLLAELYDLDYAILPIGGNYTMDVDDALIATKYFDCNKVIGVHYNTFPVITIDTEEAVAKFNRENKVLLLPAIGETIDL
- a CDS encoding DUF4394 domain-containing protein is translated as MKNFNLKGILLKKSFLVLLAVAASITSCKKDKDTIIDPPTLPVSGPDQIFYTLSNNNLLKFNAKDVSTAMSTVAITGLALNEKILSIDFRPATGELYGVSNTSKLFAIRLNGIARAIGTGFSPAINGTAVSIDFNPTVDRIRLITNTGQNLRLHPETGAVAATDGNINGVTNPNISGAAYTNSKAGAATTILFDIDLTSKKLYKQDPPNDGKLVEVGALGVEIGTTAAFDISADNTKALAAGTIAGISSLYTISLETGKATLAGKFPPASPVEGLAIPTDPVAYAVDNANNFLIFNPMSPASLVAKPITGLAPLETVLGIDFRPANGQIYALGSSSRLYTVNTATGAFTVVGPGVLTTLLTGSSYGFDFNPTVDRIRVVGNDGQNLRLHPETGAVAAIDGILKPGTPSVSAAAYTNNFAGATETILYDIDHATDKLYKQTPPNDGTLVEVGSLGINVESTNGFDIGSASGTAYAIFTVGGVNKIYTINLTSGVATSLTDFPRTVTGMTVGLGM
- a CDS encoding DNA-3-methyladenine glycosylase I; protein product: MSEIIRCGWCGTDPLYVKYHDEEWGKPVYDDQTLFEFLILEGAQAGLSWITILKRRAGYKAAFADFDVQKVAAFTEVDEERLMNDPGIIRNRLKVKAAINNARLFIEIQKEFGSFSDFIWGFIPGKKPIVNVVKSLSEVPARTEISDAISKDMKKRGFKFFGTTICYAHMQATGMVNDHVTGCISK